The following DNA comes from Musa acuminata AAA Group cultivar baxijiao chromosome BXJ1-4, Cavendish_Baxijiao_AAA, whole genome shotgun sequence.
ATACATAGAATATAAGAAAAAGTGAATATTGATGAAACATTTGCCTTGTGGACAGGTCATCCAATGTAAAACATGCAGCTTAAGAAAAGCTCATAAAAAAAGCATCAGCAACATGAGAAACAAGAATATTTAGGATAAATTAACAAGATAATTCAGTTGAAAGAGTCCAAATCTTAAATACAACCAACAAAAcaactcctccctccctccctcacaAACATAAAGAGCTACCCAAAGGCTTAGAAGAGCTCGTGGGGGGAGAAGGCATCCGAGGGGTGGATGAGGTAGGTCAGGACCAGGGCCACCAGCATTAGCAAATAAGCAATCCCCTGGTCAATCGATGTCCCTGCCCAAAAATAAAAGGAAACTGTATATGAATCCATCGTGTAGATCTAACAATATTTCTGCTTCTCGTAAACAAGAAATTATCTGGCTCCTACATGTAATCAACTATGCACTTGCAGTAGGAGATCTTGATATGATGACAATAAGAAAAGAACCTTGGCATTGTCACTAAAATGTTCACAGGATTCAACACTATGTTCAAGTGTTCTATTTTAAAGATGTAATTTTATATGTGCAAAAGAACAACGGAAATCTGCAGAAAGAACCATCACCAGAATCCGAATGGGAAAGGGAACGTGTTTAGCACAAATCAGAGCAAAAAGGTCCGATCTTTGGCTTATAAGATGATCGAACACacaataacaaaagaaaagaaagatcaaaTCACCGTCGCTGGTAGGCGAGGGGGCGGGAGCCTGCGCCTGGACGGCCGGGAGAACGATCGCGAAGGCGAGAACCATAATGGCCACCAAAGTTCTAGGGATCGCCGCCATCTCCGCCGCGATCTCCCTCTGCTTCGTGAATGATCAATAAAAAGCGAGTAACAGccccgatctctctctctctctctctctctctctctctctctctgggtgaATCAGAGACGAGGAGGAGAGAGATCCGGCGGACACGAGATGAGTCGAATCGCTTCCCCGGTACGAGAGGGCGGAAAGCTTCGGGCTTTTATCGGTCGGGGCATCGGTAACTAACCATCGACGTTGTGGTCCCCCGCGCTCCGCGGGGCCCAATAGACCCGCATTCGAACCGGCACGCCCGGACCGGGTCATGCCCAACCTACGATCTACCATATCATCTTACATTG
Coding sequences within:
- the LOC103980943 gene encoding arabinogalactan protein 20; the protein is MAAIPRTLVAIMVLAFAIVLPAVQAQAPAPSPTSDGTSIDQGIAYLLMLVALVLTYLIHPSDAFSPHELF